The following coding sequences lie in one Pseudorca crassidens isolate mPseCra1 chromosome 2, mPseCra1.hap1, whole genome shotgun sequence genomic window:
- the NASP gene encoding nuclear autoantigenic sperm protein isoform X1 translates to MAAESTATAAITAELVSADKIEEDAPAPSTSTDKVESLDVDSEAKKLLGLGQKHLVMGDIPAAVNAFQEAASLLGKKYGETANECGEAFFFYGKSLLELARMENGVLGNALEGVHVEEEEGEKTEEETLVENNDNIDEEAREELREQVYDAMGEKEAKKTEDKSLVKPETDKEQETDMEKGGREDMDISEPAGELQEKVESTPDQLTETTKEGKGTAAPEGLNEAEVTSKKAERETPDAEEGKSVSGTDVQEEFREKGGQGEVIASIEEKPKEASEEQPVVTLEEQGTAVEIEAVKPVDVGGDEPKEQVAVPASEPGKAVLEQLVGQELPPAEESPEVTAQAAEASAAEAGSEVSEKPGQEEPVLPKDGAVNGLSAAGDHTPNEPKTNAEGRTETKDGSGLEEKVRAELVPSQEETKLSIEESEAAGDGVETKVAQGATEKSPEDKVKIAANEETQDKEEQMKEGEETEGSEEEDKENDKAEETPNDSLLENKSLQENEEEEIGNLELAWDMLDLAKIIFKRQDTKEAQLYAAQAHLKLGEVSVESENYIQAVEEFQACLNLQEQYLEAHDRLLAETHYQLGLAYGYNSQYDEAVAQFSKSIEVIEKRMAVLNEHMKEAEGSPTEYEKEIEELKELLPEIREKIEDAKESQRSGNVAELALKATLVESSTSGFTPSGGGSSVSMIACRKPTDGASSSNCVTDISHLVRKKRKPEEESPRKDDAKKAKQEPEVNGGSGDAVSSGTEVSENMEEEAENQAECRAAVEGTVEAGATVESTAC, encoded by the exons AGGTAAGAAGTATGGAGAGACAGCTAATGAATGTGGAGAAGCCTTCTTTTTCTATGGGAAATCGCTTTTGGAGTTGGCAAG AATGGAGAATGGTGTGTTGGGAAATGCCCTGGAAGGTGTGCAtgtggaagaggaggaaggagaaaaaacagaagaagaaactctGGTAGAAAATAATGATAACATAGATG AGGAAGCAAGGGAAGAGTTGAGAGAACAGGTTTATGACGCCATGggagaaaaagaagccaaaaaaacAGAAGACAAGTCTCTGGTAAAGCCTGAAACGGATAAAGAACAGGAAACTGATATGGAGAAGGGTGGAAGAGAAGATATGGATATAAGTGAGCCTGCAGGGGAACTACAGGAAAAAGTTGAATCAACTCCAGATCAGTTAACTGAAACCACtaaagagggaaaaggaacagCAGCGCCAGAAGGACTGAATGAAGCTGAAGTCACTTCTAAGAAGGCAGAACGGGAAACACCAGATGCTGAGGAAGGAAAATCAGTTTCTGGAACTGACGTCCAAGAAGAGTTCAGAGAAAAAGGAGGTCAGGGAGAAGTAATTGCGAGCATAGAGGAGAAACCAAAAGAAGCTTCAGAAGAGCAACCTGTTGTGACTCTAGAAGAGCAGGGCACTGCAGTGGAGATAGAAGCAGTCAAGCCAGTGGATGTGGGTGGGGATGAGCCAAAGGAGCAGGTAGCTGTCCCTGCAAGTGAGCCAGGAAAGGCTGTTCTTGAGCAGTTGGTAGGGCAAGAATTGCCTCCTGCTGAAGAGTCACCAGAGGTGACAGCACAGGCTGCAGAGGCCTCGGCTGCAGAAGCTGGATCAGAAGTCTCCGAGAAGCCTGGGCAGGAGGAGCCAGTTCTCCCTAAGGATGGTGCAGTCAATGGACTATCAGCTGCAGGGGATCACACTCCCAATGAACCGAAGACTAATGCAGAAGGACGGACAGAAACAAAAGATGGCTCAGGACTAGAGGAGAAGGTCAGGGCAGAATTGGTTCCTAGCCAGGAGGAGACTAAGCTGTCTATAGAAGAGTCTGAGGCAGCTGGAGATGGGGTTGAGACTAAGGTAGCCCAGGGGGCTACTGAGAAATCCCCTGAAGACAAAGTTAAGATAGCTGCTAATGaagaaacacaagacaaagaAGAACAGATGAAAGAGGGTGAAG AAACCGAGGGCTCAGAAGAGGaggataaagaaaatgacaaGGCTGAAGAAACACCAAATGATTCACTTCTTGAAAACAAG TCTcttcaagaaaatgaagaagaggaGATTGGGAACCTAGAGCTTGCCTGGGATATGCTGGATTTAGCaaagatcatttttaaaag gCAAGACACGAAAGAAGCTCAGCTTTATGCTGCACAGGCACATCTTAAACTTGGAGAAGTTAGTGTTGAATCTG AGAATTACATCCAAGCTGTGGAGGAGTTCCAGGCTTGCCTAAACCTGCAGGAGCAGTACCTGGAAGCCCATGATCGGCTCCTTGCAGAGACCCACTACCAGCTGGGCTTGGCCTATGGGTACAACTCTCAGTATGATGAAGCAGTGGCACAGTTCAGCAAATCTATTGAAGTCATTGAGAAGAGAATGG CTGTACTTAATGAGCATATGAAGGAGGCCGAAGGGTCACCTActgaatatgagaaagaaattgAGGAGCTGAAGGAGCTGCTACCTGAAATTAGAGAGAAGATAGAAGATGCAAAGGAGTCCCAGCGTAGTGGGAATGTAGCTGAATTGGCTCTGAAAGCAACTCTG GTGGAGAGCTCTACTTCAGGTTTCACTCCTAGTGGAGGAGGCTCTTCAGTCTCCATG ATCGCCTGTAGAAAGCCAACAGATGGTGCTTCCTCATCAAATTGTGTGACCGATATTTCTCACCTTGTCAGAAAGAAG AGAAAACCGGAGGAAGAGAGCCCCCGGAAAGATGATGCAAAGAAAGCCAAACAAGAGCCGGAGGTGAATGGAGGCAGTGGGGATGCTGTCTCCAGTGGAACTGAAGTTTCGGAAAacatggaggaggag GCTGAGAATCAGGCTGAATGCCGGGCAGCAGTGGAGGGAACAGTGGAGGCTGGAGCTACAGTTGAAAGCACTGCATGTTAA
- the CCDC17 gene encoding LOW QUALITY PROTEIN: coiled-coil domain-containing protein 17 (The sequence of the model RefSeq protein was modified relative to this genomic sequence to represent the inferred CDS: inserted 2 bases in 1 codon) has protein sequence MDSHSGELGLLSCGSCDMVFRSWALLATHTQRFCIGRQPRELTVGEQPPIATEPRRIPHPTPCTQVVPEEHQGLPDQEASKSALKRLTDEVQRLRLYLQEMRPSITEVPRGSQGPWRRSEAPTQGPNYETAGSPGERLRALHRTHARLLAETKAQSCALERRGEELSRHLQGLAWTRDGKSRIFSLERELRELRAEAGRTRGALEELGAHVQQLQANPGTRLNALREAELCGPVLQANPGTLAAEIGALREAYIRGGGRDTGILGWIWQLQVEASALELPRSRTRRGRQAGAAFKELLAVEAENRRLEAEILALQMQRGAGRVPWGHREPRLVANPSPRLRRREDPPSLPPPVAPPLPLLPHSTGVLFLGGAEKASQLPGTMTRNMGLDPHFLLPTTDVLGPAPYDPGAGLVIFYDFLRGLEASWIWVQLLTGLARDGQDTGGTTALPPALCLPAPPAPGPMGNCAILASRQPIPRLPPSPSVSLVCELQAWQGLAWAKAPLPKAWASLVLFDRDQRVLSGRWRLPLRTLPLDPSLSFGQLNGIPQVGQAELFLRLVNARDADVQTLAEINPASAHEYQYPPLVPNSSSLEASSLAPTAGFVDPPPXLKTPTSGRVKHREEGLRPQHSFDPPPLAF, from the exons ATGGACTCCCACTCCGGGGAGCTAGGGCTCCTGTCCTGTGGGTCCTGTGACATGGTTTTCCGTTCCTGGGCCCTGCTGGCCACCCACACTCAGCGCTTCTGCATTGGCCGTCAGCCCCGGGAGCTGACAGTTGGAGAACAGCCCCCAATAGCCACTGAACCACGG AGGATTCCTCACCCCACACCCTGTACCCAGGTTGTGCCAGAAGAACACCAGGGCCTCCCAGACCAGGAGGCCAGCAAATCGGCTCTGAAGAGGCTAACAGATGAG GTGCAGCGGCTGCGGCTGTATCTGCAGGAAATGCGACCCAGCATAACAGAGGTCCCCAGAGGGTCACAGGGGCCCTGGAGGCGGTCAGAGGCACCGACTCAGGGTCCCAACTACGAGACTGCTGGGAGCCCCGGCGAGCGGCTGCGGGCGCTGCACCGGACTCACGCAAGGCTCTTGGCAGAGACCAAGGCACAGAGCTGTGCCCTGGAGCGACGCGGCGAGG AACTGAGCCGGCACCTCCAAGGTTTGGCTTGGACCCGGGACGGGAAATCACGCATATTCAGCCTGGAGCGGGAGCTTCGAGAACTCCGGGCAGAGGCCGGGCGAACGCGGGGTGCTCTAGAGGAGTTAGGGGCGCACGTTCAGCAGCTACAGGCCAACCCCGG GACCCGGCTGAACGCCTTACGAGAGGCAGAACTCTGTGGTCCGGTGCTACAGGCAAACCCAGGGACTCTGGCTGCGGAGATCGG GGCCCTGCGTGAGGCCTACATTCGAGGCGGCGGCCGGGACACCGGCATTCTGGGCTGGATATGGCAGTTACAAGTGGAGGCGTCAGCTCTGGAGCTTCCGCGGTCGCGGACCCGCAGGG GAAGACAGGCAGGTGCCGCATTCAAGGAGCTTCTAGCAGTGGAGGCTGAAAATCGGCGCCTGGAGGCAGAAATCCTGGCTTTGCAGATGCAGAGGGGTGCAGGCCGGGTGCCCTGGG GGCACAGGGAGCCGAGACTTGTGGCCAATCCCAGCCCACGCCTGAGAAGAAGGGAAGATCCCCCAAGCCTCCCGCCTCCAGTGGCTCCCCCGCTGCCGCTGCTTCCACACTCCACAGGCGTCCTATTCTTGGGTGGCGCCGAAAAGGCT TCGCAGCTTCCTGGAACCATGACCAGGAACATGGGCCTGGATCCACACTTCCTCCTGCCCACAACTGACGTTCTGGGCCCTGCACCCTACGACCCTGG GGCTGGCCTTGTCATTTTCTATGACTTCCTGCGGGGCCTTGAGGCTTCTTGGATTTGGGTGCAACTATTGACTGGCTTGGCCCGAGATGGACAGGATACAGGAGGGACCACAGCGTTGCCCCCAGCCCTTTGCTTGCCCGCACCTCCAGCTCCTGGGCCCATGGGCAACTGTGCCATCCTTGCCAGCAGGCAGCCTATACCCAG ACTACCACCTTCACCATCAGTATCCTTGGTCTGTGAGCTGCAAGCCTGGCAGGGGCTGGCATGGGCTAAAGCACCACTGCCAAAAGCCTGGGCCTCGCTGGTGCTATTTGACCGGGATCAGAGGGTACTAAGTGGTCGCTGGCGTCTCCCACTTCGGACCCTTCCTCTGGACCCCAGCCTTAGCTTTGGGCAGCTGAATGGGATTCCCCAG GTAGGTCAGGCCGAGCTCTTTCTGCGGCTGGTGAATGCAAGAGATGCAGATGTACAGACACTGGCAGAGATCAATCCAGCAAGTGCCCACGAGTACCAGTACCCACCTCTG GTGCCCAACTCATCTTCACTGGAGGCCAGCTCCCTGGCCCCAACAGCTGGCTTTGTTGACCCCCCTCC CCTGAAGACCCCCACCAGCGGCAGAGTCAAGCACAGAGAGGAGGGTTTGCGCCCTCAGCACAGCTTTGACCCACCCCCACTGGCTTTCTGA